The following proteins are co-located in the Trichormus variabilis 0441 genome:
- the ftsZ gene encoding cell division protein FtsZ, whose product MTLDNNQELTYRNSQSLGQPGFSLAVNSSNPFNHSGLNFGQNNDSKKISVENNRIGEIVPGRVANIKVIGVGGGGGNAVNRMIESDVSGVEFWSINTDAQALTLAGAPSRLQIGQKLTRGLGAGGNPAIGQKAAEESRDEIATALEGADLVFITAGMGGGTGTGAAPIVAEVAKEMGALTVGVVTRPFVFEGRRRTSQAEQGIEGLKSRVDTLIIIPNNKLLEVIPEQTPVQEAFRYADDVLRQGVQGISDIITIPGLVNVDFADVRAVMADAGSALMGIGVSSGKSRAREAAIAAISSPLLECSIEGARGVVFNITGGSDLTLHEVNAAAETIYEVVDPNANIIFGAVIDDRLQGEVRITVIATGFTGEIQAAPQQNAANARVVSAPPRRTPTQTPPNNSPAPTPEPKEKSGLDIPDFLQRRRPPKN is encoded by the coding sequence ATGACACTTGATAATAACCAAGAGCTTACCTATAGAAATTCCCAATCGTTGGGACAGCCAGGTTTCTCACTGGCAGTGAACTCAAGCAACCCTTTCAATCACTCTGGGCTGAATTTTGGACAAAATAACGACAGCAAGAAGATTTCTGTGGAAAATAACCGGATTGGCGAGATTGTTCCTGGGCGCGTTGCCAATATCAAAGTAATTGGTGTTGGCGGTGGTGGTGGTAATGCAGTTAACCGCATGATTGAATCTGATGTCTCTGGTGTAGAGTTTTGGTCAATTAATACTGATGCTCAAGCTTTGACACTAGCAGGCGCTCCTAGTCGTTTACAGATCGGGCAGAAACTCACACGAGGTTTAGGTGCAGGTGGTAATCCTGCAATTGGTCAAAAAGCGGCTGAAGAATCACGGGATGAAATTGCTACAGCTTTAGAAGGTGCTGATTTAGTATTTATCACCGCTGGGATGGGAGGTGGTACTGGTACTGGTGCTGCACCAATTGTTGCGGAAGTGGCAAAGGAAATGGGCGCGCTTACGGTTGGGGTGGTGACACGTCCTTTCGTTTTTGAAGGTCGTCGTCGGACTAGTCAAGCAGAACAAGGAATTGAGGGGCTAAAAAGTAGAGTTGATACTTTAATTATTATTCCTAACAATAAATTATTGGAAGTGATTCCAGAACAAACACCAGTCCAAGAAGCGTTTCGTTATGCAGATGATGTACTACGTCAAGGGGTACAAGGCATTTCTGACATAATTACTATTCCTGGGTTGGTAAATGTAGACTTTGCTGATGTGCGGGCTGTGATGGCGGATGCGGGATCAGCATTGATGGGTATTGGTGTGAGTTCAGGAAAATCTAGAGCCAGAGAAGCTGCGATCGCTGCTATATCCTCACCACTGCTAGAATGTTCTATCGAAGGTGCTAGAGGTGTTGTTTTTAACATCACTGGTGGTAGTGACCTCACTCTACATGAAGTAAATGCTGCCGCAGAAACAATTTATGAAGTAGTTGATCCCAACGCCAACATTATTTTTGGTGCTGTGATTGATGATAGGTTGCAAGGAGAGGTGCGAATTACCGTTATTGCTACTGGATTTACTGGAGAAATACAAGCTGCTCCCCAGCAAAACGCTGCTAATGCGAGAGTTGTATCTGCTCCCCCAAGACGGACACCCACACAAACGCCACCAAATAATTCCCCTGCACCTACTCCCGAACCAAAAGAGAAATCTGGATTGGATATCCCTGATTTTCTCCAGAGACGGCGGCCACCAAAGAATTAA
- the gshB gene encoding glutathione synthase has product MKLAFIIDPIHQLDPCHDTSVALMEAAQILGHEVWVTQANWLSVVDSKAWAILQQVELVPVQLVDGRWVAANPWYKLNARSLNSLETMDAVFMRTDPPVNDAYLYATYVLDYVDQQKTLVINNPNGIRKANEKMYALQFTKAIPETIVSADKDFIRQFVEAKGATILKPLGNKAGEGILFLQAGDRNFNSIVELSTQQGRLPVMVQTYLSEAKEGDKRIILLNGEPIGALNRLASGSDFRNNMATGGTVAKTEITPREQEICGDLAANLRQDGLVFVGIDVIGGYLTEVNVTSPTGIREIDRLDGTRLANQVIQWVEKNLQIQN; this is encoded by the coding sequence GTGAAACTGGCTTTTATTATAGATCCCATCCATCAGTTAGACCCATGCCATGATACCAGCGTGGCGCTGATGGAAGCAGCGCAAATTTTAGGACATGAAGTTTGGGTAACTCAGGCTAATTGGTTGAGTGTAGTAGACAGCAAAGCTTGGGCTATATTGCAGCAGGTAGAACTTGTACCAGTGCAGTTGGTAGATGGACGATGGGTTGCAGCAAATCCTTGGTATAAATTAAATGCTCGTTCCCTCAATTCTTTGGAAACGATGGATGCTGTATTTATGCGGACAGATCCACCCGTAAACGATGCCTATCTTTACGCTACCTATGTTCTGGATTACGTTGACCAGCAGAAAACTTTGGTCATTAACAATCCCAATGGTATCCGTAAGGCAAATGAAAAAATGTATGCCCTGCAATTTACCAAGGCAATTCCCGAAACCATCGTCAGTGCAGATAAAGATTTTATCCGGCAATTTGTCGAAGCAAAAGGCGCTACTATCCTCAAACCCTTGGGTAACAAAGCTGGGGAAGGGATTTTATTTCTACAAGCAGGCGATCGCAATTTTAACTCTATCGTCGAACTCAGCACCCAGCAAGGCAGATTACCAGTAATGGTACAAACTTATCTATCAGAGGCCAAAGAGGGAGATAAGCGGATCATTTTACTTAATGGTGAACCCATTGGCGCTCTCAACCGTTTGGCAAGTGGCAGTGATTTTCGTAATAACATGGCCACTGGTGGAACGGTCGCAAAAACCGAAATTACCCCACGAGAACAAGAAATTTGCGGCGATTTGGCTGCAAATTTACGCCAAGATGGGTTAGTCTTTGTGGGTATTGATGTGATTGGTGGCTATCTCACAGAAGTTAACGTCACTAGCCCAACTGGGATACGGGAAATCGACCGACTAGATGGTACTCGCCTGGCTAATCAAGTAATTCAATGGGTGGAAAAAAACCTACAAATTCAAAATTAA
- the hflX gene encoding GTPase HflX: METIFGNLQGLKSSQLKQLQRLYHQRIPGDRITTPEFSQRLAAISTEINLPVCAYVNRRGQVIRVGVGTPRQTQIPPMELPRYGAERLSGIRCIATHLKTEPPNEAALTAMAMQRLDALVVINITGTGFTRRGGGATGYVKEAYLAHLVPQDARALIPSAAIAPLNNGQSTSWTISPPLDLDDLGQQDFIDLVEGLEAEFRREFIAEEVDADHDRVLIVGVMTDNMSLQQFHDTLVELARLVDTAGGDVLQTVQQKRSRIHPQTVIGEGKVQEVALTAQTLGCNLVVFDRDLSPSQIRNLEAQIGLRVVDRTEVILDIFAQRAQSRAGKLQVELAQLEYMLPRLTGRGQAMSRLGGGIGTRGPGETKLETERRAIQKRISRLQQEVDQLQAHRSRLRQRRQHREVPSVALVGYTNAGKSTLLNALTNAEVYTADQLFATLDPTTRRLVIPHAETGEPQGILITDTVGFIHELPASLMDAFRATLEEVTEADALLHLVDLSHPAWLSHIRAVREILAQMPVTPGPALVAFNKIDQVDSTTLALAQEEFPLAVFISASQRLGLETLRLRLSLLIQYAVDSQ, encoded by the coding sequence ATAGAAACTATTTTCGGTAATCTTCAGGGTTTAAAGTCCAGTCAGCTGAAACAACTACAGCGACTGTACCACCAGCGCATACCAGGCGATCGCATCACTACGCCTGAGTTTTCCCAGCGTCTGGCAGCAATTAGCACGGAAATTAACCTACCTGTGTGTGCCTATGTCAACCGTCGCGGACAAGTGATTCGTGTTGGTGTAGGCACACCACGTCAAACGCAAATTCCGCCAATGGAATTGCCGCGTTATGGTGCAGAACGTCTGAGTGGTATTCGTTGCATTGCTACCCATCTTAAGACAGAACCGCCCAATGAAGCGGCGCTGACGGCGATGGCAATGCAGCGTTTAGATGCCTTAGTAGTGATAAATATTACCGGGACTGGCTTTACACGACGCGGTGGTGGAGCCACAGGATACGTTAAAGAAGCATACTTAGCGCACCTAGTCCCTCAAGATGCCCGTGCTTTGATTCCTAGTGCAGCGATCGCACCATTAAATAATGGTCAATCTACCAGTTGGACTATATCACCACCATTGGACTTAGATGATCTCGGACAGCAAGATTTCATCGACTTGGTGGAAGGGCTAGAAGCAGAGTTCCGTCGGGAGTTCATCGCCGAGGAAGTAGACGCTGATCATGACCGTGTATTGATCGTGGGTGTCATGACCGATAATATGTCACTCCAACAATTCCACGATACCTTGGTGGAATTGGCACGGTTAGTAGATACAGCCGGTGGAGATGTATTACAGACAGTGCAACAAAAGCGATCGCGCATTCATCCTCAAACCGTCATTGGTGAAGGTAAAGTCCAAGAAGTTGCCCTCACAGCCCAAACATTGGGATGTAACCTCGTCGTTTTTGACCGCGACCTCTCACCCTCCCAAATCCGCAACTTAGAAGCACAAATTGGTCTCCGCGTCGTTGACCGCACCGAAGTTATCTTAGATATCTTTGCTCAACGCGCCCAATCTCGCGCCGGTAAATTACAAGTTGAACTGGCGCAACTAGAATATATGCTGCCCAGACTCACCGGCAGAGGTCAAGCAATGTCTCGACTAGGGGGTGGTATTGGGACTCGTGGTCCTGGTGAAACCAAACTAGAAACCGAACGCCGGGCCATTCAAAAACGTATTTCTCGACTGCAACAAGAAGTTGACCAATTACAAGCCCACCGTTCACGGTTAAGACAACGGCGACAACATCGGGAAGTTCCTTCAGTAGCTTTAGTTGGTTATACCAACGCTGGTAAATCCACCTTATTAAATGCCTTGACCAATGCTGAAGTTTACACCGCAGACCAGTTATTCGCCACCCTTGACCCCACCACGCGCCGCCTAGTTATTCCCCATGCAGAAACTGGAGAACCCCAAGGAATTCTGATTACAGACACAGTAGGGTTTATCCACGAATTACCTGCATCATTAATGGATGCTTTCCGCGCCACCTTGGAAGAAGTAACAGAAGCCGATGCCTTACTACACCTAGTAGATTTATCTCATCCTGCGTGGTTGAGTCACATTCGCGCAGTCCGGGAAATATTGGCACAAATGCCAGTTACTCCCGGCCCAGCCTTGGTTGCTTTTAACAAAATCGACCAAGTCGATAGCACCACTCTAGCTTTAGCCCAAGAAGAGTTTCCTTTAGCCGTATTTATTTCTGCCAGTCAACGTTTGGGGTTAGAGACCTTGCGTCTGCGGCTAAGTCTCCTAATTCAATATGCTGTTGACTCTCAGTAA
- a CDS encoding DNA double-strand break repair nuclease NurA has product MLDLTKLARQMQGLSQHLSLEAVASRQRLELAQQNLKKAFDCQQDLIERQEKWRDRILFANATPLEPLNSCLDIPTPPKVHSVIATDGSQIAPSHHEIAYCYLLNIGRVVLHYGQNRYPILDSLPEVFYRPEDLYASRQWGIRTEEWMSFRRTASEAIVLAELACSVHDTGASSSPPTLAMVDGSLIYWFLEQLPVDARNCILPPILEAWQQMRAAKIPLMGYVSASRNVEAVNFLRLMACPHPAPDCASYCPNQLEKVPCKVFDPLRDTALWTTQLQPGQRGPLWRSNARILDLYEDQAIYFCYVHVGTEIARIEVPAWVAEDTEMFDQALGLMLAQVQKGYGYPVAIAEAHNQAVVRGSDKTRFFALLEKQMIKAGLKNVGTSYKEARKRGSIA; this is encoded by the coding sequence ATGCTTGACCTGACGAAATTAGCGCGACAAATGCAGGGTTTAAGTCAGCATCTATCACTGGAGGCTGTGGCTAGTCGCCAGCGTTTAGAATTGGCGCAGCAAAATCTGAAAAAAGCTTTTGATTGTCAACAAGATTTAATTGAACGTCAGGAAAAGTGGCGCGATCGCATTCTCTTTGCTAATGCTACACCCCTGGAGCCGCTCAACTCTTGCTTAGATATTCCCACGCCTCCCAAGGTGCATTCTGTCATTGCTACTGATGGTTCGCAAATTGCCCCCAGTCACCACGAAATTGCTTATTGTTATCTGTTGAATATCGGTAGGGTAGTTTTACACTACGGACAAAATCGCTACCCTATATTGGACAGTTTGCCAGAGGTGTTTTACCGTCCAGAAGATTTATATGCGTCCCGTCAGTGGGGAATTAGGACTGAAGAATGGATGAGTTTCCGGCGCACTGCTAGCGAGGCGATCGTTTTAGCGGAGTTGGCTTGTAGTGTCCATGATACGGGGGCTTCTTCATCTCCCCCTACTCTGGCAATGGTGGATGGTTCCTTAATTTACTGGTTTTTGGAACAGTTACCCGTAGATGCACGTAACTGCATTTTACCCCCCATATTGGAAGCCTGGCAGCAAATGCGTGCTGCCAAAATTCCTTTGATGGGTTATGTGAGCGCCTCTCGTAATGTGGAAGCGGTGAATTTTTTACGTTTGATGGCCTGTCCTCATCCTGCGCCCGATTGCGCTAGTTACTGCCCAAATCAACTAGAAAAAGTCCCATGCAAGGTGTTTGACCCTTTGCGGGATACGGCATTGTGGACAACTCAATTACAACCCGGACAACGGGGGCCATTGTGGCGGAGTAATGCCCGGATTTTAGACCTTTATGAAGACCAAGCTATATACTTTTGCTACGTCCATGTTGGTACAGAAATTGCGCGGATAGAAGTACCTGCATGGGTAGCTGAAGATACAGAGATGTTTGACCAAGCTTTAGGGCTAATGTTGGCACAGGTGCAGAAAGGATATGGTTATCCAGTGGCGATCGCCGAAGCACATAATCAAGCAGTAGTCAGGGGTAGTGATAAAACCCGTTTCTTTGCCCTACTGGAAAAACAAATGATTAAAGCTGGCTTGAAAAATGTCGGGACTTCTTACAAAGAAGCAAGGAAGCGAGGCAGTATTGCTTGA
- a CDS encoding ATP-binding protein, producing MGNTINLSRFYKACNPSYTLNMGVMLDRQYYIDFANVRGCKIVEELQRTISRISPDEPTCQLFTGHIGCGKSTELQRLKTELETAGFHVVYFESSQDLDMADIDVSDILLSVARQVCVSLEAIGIKLKPGYFNNLFKEIGDFLQAPIELSGEAEFSLGIAKITAKTKDSTQLRNQLRQYLEPRTNNILQAINEEILEKAVEQLKRRGQKGLVVIVDNLDRVDMRPVASGRTQPEYLFIDRGEQLRRLKCHVVYTIPLALIFSSEYETLKNRLGGGIAPKVLPMVLVRQRDGSDYEPGMSLLRQLVLARAFPEVASQERQQLITELFEQTETLDRLCRVSGGHIRNLLGLLYSCLQRQDPPFSRDCLEAVIKDYRDDLLLAIDECQWELLFDVMQQQSVKGESDYQSLLRSMYLFEYRDPVGRWFGISPALAETEKVLAWRESK from the coding sequence ATGGGAAATACAATTAATTTGTCACGCTTCTACAAGGCATGTAACCCTAGCTACACCTTAAACATGGGTGTGATGCTTGATCGCCAGTACTACATTGATTTTGCTAACGTACGTGGTTGCAAAATTGTGGAAGAACTGCAACGTACTATTAGCCGTATTTCTCCTGATGAACCCACCTGCCAACTATTTACAGGTCATATTGGTTGTGGAAAATCAACAGAATTACAACGCCTCAAGACAGAGTTAGAAACAGCAGGATTTCATGTAGTTTATTTCGAGTCTAGTCAAGACCTAGACATGGCAGATATTGACGTTAGTGATATTTTGTTGAGTGTAGCTCGTCAAGTCTGTGTGAGTTTGGAAGCCATTGGTATCAAACTTAAGCCTGGTTACTTTAATAACTTGTTTAAAGAAATAGGAGATTTTTTACAAGCTCCTATAGAGCTTTCTGGTGAGGCGGAGTTTTCTTTAGGAATTGCCAAAATTACCGCCAAAACTAAAGATAGCACCCAATTACGTAATCAACTCAGACAGTATTTGGAACCTCGCACTAATAACATTTTGCAAGCGATTAATGAGGAAATCTTAGAAAAAGCCGTAGAACAGCTAAAGCGGCGGGGTCAAAAAGGGTTAGTAGTAATCGTCGATAATTTAGATCGAGTAGATATGCGTCCTGTTGCCTCTGGACGGACACAACCAGAATATCTTTTTATTGACAGGGGCGAACAGTTACGTAGGCTCAAATGTCATGTAGTCTATACAATCCCCCTAGCATTAATTTTTTCCAGTGAGTATGAAACCCTCAAAAATCGCTTAGGTGGCGGTATTGCACCAAAGGTATTGCCAATGGTACTAGTTCGACAACGAGATGGTAGTGATTACGAACCAGGGATGTCACTCCTGCGTCAGCTAGTACTGGCAAGAGCCTTTCCAGAAGTTGCTAGTCAAGAAAGACAACAACTCATTACAGAGTTATTTGAGCAAACAGAAACCTTAGATCGTTTATGCCGTGTTAGTGGTGGTCACATTCGTAACTTATTAGGCCTACTATACAGTTGCCTCCAGCGACAAGATCCACCTTTTTCGAGAGATTGCTTGGAAGCGGTTATTAAAGATTACCGCGATGATTTGCTGTTGGCGATTGATGAATGTCAATGGGAATTATTGTTTGATGTCATGCAACAACAAAGTGTTAAGGGTGAATCTGATTATCAAAGTTTACTCAGAAGTATGTATTTGTTTGAATATCGTGATCCTGTGGGACGTTGGTTTGGCATTAGTCCAGCTCTGGCAGAGACAGAAAAGGTTTTAGCTTGGCGAGAATCGAAGTAA
- the grxC gene encoding glutaredoxin 3, with protein sequence MAATVEIYTWRTCPFCIRAKNLLNNKGVEFVEYSIDGDEEARDKMAQRANGRRSLPQIFINDRHVGGCDDIHALERQGQLDELLAI encoded by the coding sequence ATGGCTGCCACAGTAGAAATTTACACTTGGAGAACTTGCCCTTTTTGCATTCGAGCGAAAAATCTGCTGAATAACAAGGGTGTTGAGTTTGTCGAATACAGCATTGATGGTGATGAGGAAGCGCGGGATAAAATGGCTCAGAGAGCTAATGGCAGACGCTCATTACCACAAATTTTCATCAACGATCGCCATGTAGGTGGTTGTGATGATATCCACGCTCTTGAACGTCAAGGCCAACTTGATGAGTTATTAGCAATCTAA
- the moaA gene encoding GTP 3',8-cyclase MoaA: MNQVDYLRISLIDRCNFRCQYCMPEGSELDYILKQQLLTDEELLTLVQEVFIPVGFRQFRLTGGEPLLRPRVVDLVGAIASLPQTQDLSMTTNGFLLAPIAQNLYDAGLRRINISLDSLDPHIFDQIIGSHGRSRWQQVWDGIQAAHRVGFDPLKLNVVVIPGVNDHEILDLAALTIDKQWHVRFIEFMPIGNGELFGDRGWVSSSQLRQQIRDRWGLTDAQVRGSGPADVFQIPGAKGTLGFISQMSECFCDRCNRMRLSADGWLRPCLLNETGQLDLKTSLRSGVSIHQLREQVRHLLAIKPEINYKGRDSGTTGAYSRTMSQIGG, encoded by the coding sequence ATGAACCAGGTAGACTACCTCCGCATTAGCTTAATAGATCGCTGCAATTTCCGTTGTCAGTACTGTATGCCAGAGGGGTCAGAGTTAGACTATATCCTCAAGCAACAATTATTGACTGATGAGGAATTGCTCACTTTAGTTCAAGAAGTATTTATTCCTGTTGGTTTTAGACAATTTCGCTTAACTGGGGGAGAACCTTTATTACGCCCCCGTGTTGTGGATTTGGTCGGGGCGATCGCTTCTTTACCCCAAACCCAAGACCTCTCCATGACGACTAACGGCTTTTTACTCGCACCCATCGCCCAAAATCTCTACGATGCTGGTTTACGGCGCATCAATATCAGCTTAGATTCCCTCGATCCCCATATATTTGACCAGATTATCGGCAGTCATGGACGTTCTCGCTGGCAACAAGTTTGGGATGGTATTCAAGCTGCCCATCGTGTAGGCTTCGATCCATTGAAACTAAATGTAGTGGTAATTCCTGGTGTCAATGACCACGAAATTCTCGATTTAGCCGCCTTAACAATTGATAAACAATGGCACGTCCGGTTTATTGAATTTATGCCCATTGGTAACGGAGAGTTATTTGGCGATCGCGGTTGGGTATCTTCATCTCAATTACGCCAACAAATCCGCGATCGCTGGGGCTTGACAGATGCTCAAGTTCGTGGTTCTGGCCCGGCGGATGTCTTCCAAATCCCTGGAGCCAAAGGCACACTAGGATTTATCAGCCAAATGTCAGAATGTTTTTGCGATCGTTGTAACCGGATGCGTCTCAGTGCCGATGGCTGGTTACGCCCTTGCTTATTAAACGAAACAGGTCAACTCGATCTAAAAACATCTCTACGCTCTGGTGTGAGTATCCACCAGTTACGAGAACAGGTGAGACATTTATTAGCAATCAAGCCAGAAATTAACTATAAAGGGCGTGATTCAGGTACTACAGGAGCCTACAGCCGCACAATGTCACAAATCGGAGGGTAA
- a CDS encoding cell division protein FtsQ/DivIB, giving the protein MPGIASVSQKELAQRRKKLRRQRQMKIIQAIWQTIAISGLAGGLLWVALQPIWVLKTPEQVLMKSDNQLLSQEAIKSLLVLSYPQSLWRIQPAAIADSLKKQPTIAQATVSRRLFPPGLIIEIEERIPVAVAQRSREQSNSTSNKQTNTGLIDANGVWIPLEKYTLVNPQFKLPTLKVIGLPEQYAPYWSKLYPYVSQSSIKITEIDYQDPNNLILKTELGRVYLGATSTQLADQINLLAQLRHINTKLNPSEIDYIDLKNPESPLVHMIQNKETTKNQTP; this is encoded by the coding sequence ATGCCTGGTATAGCGTCGGTTAGCCAAAAGGAATTAGCTCAACGTCGTAAAAAATTACGTCGGCAACGTCAGATGAAAATTATTCAAGCTATTTGGCAAACTATAGCCATTAGTGGACTGGCAGGTGGGTTGCTTTGGGTCGCACTCCAACCAATATGGGTACTGAAAACTCCTGAGCAAGTGTTGATGAAATCTGACAATCAATTACTGTCGCAAGAAGCGATCAAGTCTTTGCTGGTTTTATCTTATCCTCAGTCTTTATGGCGAATTCAACCTGCGGCGATCGCTGACTCTTTGAAGAAACAACCAACCATTGCTCAAGCAACTGTCAGTCGTCGTCTTTTTCCACCAGGTTTAATTATCGAAATCGAAGAAAGAATACCTGTCGCAGTGGCTCAGAGGAGCAGAGAACAATCTAATAGTACTAGTAACAAACAAACAAACACAGGTTTAATTGATGCCAATGGAGTTTGGATTCCTCTAGAAAAATATACACTAGTGAATCCTCAATTCAAACTCCCTACCCTTAAGGTAATTGGACTACCAGAACAATACGCTCCCTACTGGAGTAAACTATATCCCTATGTCAGCCAAAGTTCCATAAAAATTACGGAAATTGATTACCAAGACCCAAATAACTTAATTTTGAAAACTGAATTAGGAAGAGTTTATCTTGGTGCGACAAGCACTCAGTTAGCTGATCAGATTAATTTATTAGCACAATTACGCCACATCAATACAAAACTAAATCCTTCGGAGATAGACTATATTGATCTAAAAAATCCTGAATCGCCTTTAGTACATATGATCCAAAATAAAGAGACAACTAAAAATCAAACTCCATAA
- a CDS encoding Uma2 family endonuclease produces MVNSLKELIDEPELGHNDDPEERFISSGVSWENYESLLAKLENNSHYRVTYLDEILEIVSPSIRHEKIKTNLGMLLERFFYSKRLRFVPLGSSTFKNKAKKVGVEPDESYCIGEEKKVPDLAIEVVVTSGSINKLEIYRRLGVTEVWFWEKNQFKLYHLRNNSDNEQATVYPETYGYELIVTSEILPELDISLLEQCLSISDSIQAVDEFEQGLKAAEERNK; encoded by the coding sequence ATGGTCAACAGCCTTAAAGAACTAATTGATGAGCCAGAGTTGGGTCATAATGACGACCCAGAGGAACGCTTTATCAGCAGTGGAGTGAGTTGGGAAAACTATGAATCCCTACTAGCCAAACTAGAAAACAACTCTCATTACCGTGTTACTTACTTAGATGAAATATTAGAGATAGTGTCGCCATCAATCAGACATGAAAAAATCAAAACGAATTTAGGGATGCTATTAGAGCGTTTCTTTTACAGCAAGCGCCTTCGTTTTGTACCTCTGGGAAGTTCTACTTTTAAAAACAAAGCCAAAAAAGTAGGTGTAGAACCAGATGAGTCTTACTGCATAGGTGAAGAGAAAAAAGTACCCGACTTAGCCATAGAGGTAGTTGTTACTAGTGGCAGTATAAATAAACTAGAAATTTACCGAAGACTGGGAGTTACAGAAGTCTGGTTTTGGGAGAAAAACCAGTTTAAGTTGTACCATCTACGGAACAATTCCGACAACGAGCAAGCCACTGTTTACCCTGAAACTTATGGGTATGAACTGATAGTCACCAGTGAAATACTGCCAGAATTAGACATTTCTTTATTAGAGCAATGCCTTTCAATTTCAGATTCAATTCAAGCTGTTGATGAATTTGAGCAGGGTTTGAAAGCAGCCGAAGAACGAAACAAATAA
- a CDS encoding HAD family hydrolase, which yields MTASNPTILALDFDGVICDGLIEYFEVAWRTYCQLWSPADDIPPDDLALRFYRLRPVIETGWEMPVLIKALVDGNSDDQILQEWTSITPKILLDDKLQAKEIATKLDALRDQWIANDLDGWLSLHRFYQGVIEKLKITVASEVKLYIVTTKEGRFVEQLLHQEGVDLPRDSIFGKEVKRPKYEILRELIQAADHKPVSLWFVEDRIKTLQLVQQQTDLEDVKLFLADWGYNTQSERKAAQNDPRIQLLSLSQFAKDFPGWV from the coding sequence ATGACCGCAAGTAATCCTACAATTTTAGCCCTGGATTTTGATGGGGTAATTTGCGACGGACTAATCGAATACTTTGAAGTAGCTTGGCGGACCTACTGTCAACTTTGGTCGCCTGCTGACGATATACCACCAGATGATTTGGCTTTGAGGTTCTATCGACTCCGGCCTGTAATCGAAACAGGCTGGGAAATGCCTGTCTTAATTAAAGCTTTGGTAGATGGAAATTCTGATGACCAGATTCTTCAGGAATGGACAAGCATTACTCCCAAGATTTTGTTAGATGACAAGCTACAAGCAAAAGAAATTGCGACGAAATTAGATGCCTTGCGTGATCAGTGGATTGCTAATGATTTAGATGGTTGGCTGAGTCTGCATAGATTTTATCAGGGTGTAATTGAAAAACTGAAAATCACCGTTGCCAGTGAAGTCAAGTTATATATAGTCACTACCAAAGAAGGACGCTTTGTAGAGCAGTTGTTGCATCAGGAAGGAGTAGATTTACCACGAGACTCAATTTTTGGTAAAGAAGTCAAGCGTCCTAAGTATGAAATTCTCCGTGAGTTAATTCAAGCAGCAGATCATAAACCTGTGAGTTTATGGTTTGTAGAAGACAGAATCAAAACATTGCAATTAGTTCAACAGCAAACAGACCTTGAAGATGTCAAGCTTTTCTTGGCAGACTGGGGCTATAATACCCAATCAGAGCGAAAAGCAGCCCAAAACGATCCGCGAATTCAACTGTTATCCTTGTCTCAGTTCGCTAAAGATTTTCCTGGGTGGGTATAG